The sequence CCCTTCAACGAACACTCGACCACTCATCGAACCAAACAAATCCAAAAGGCAGAAACCATGATTGATCACCTCCGCGGATTGGCACAGGCGACGGAAACGCTTCCCACCAGCACCGGTCTGGAACTGTTGCTGCAACACCTGGTCGCCGCTTGTGTGTTTTCCGTTGTTGGGATCGTGGTCTTCCTAGGCTGCCTGGTGTTGATGGAAAAACTCACACCGTTCTCGATCCTTCACGAGATTGGCGAAGAACACAACTTGGCCGTCTCGATCGTCGTCGCCGCCATTGTGCTCGGCATTTCAATCATCATCGCGGCGTCCGTCATCGGTTGAGCCATCTCGACACGCTTCTTCGCATCCCAATTCCGCGTCCAACCGCCACGCCAGCCATCCAGACATTGTCCCCTGTCCCCCCGAAACGCGTTTCGGGGGACAGGGCAAGCGTTGGGCTGCTTGAACTGAAGGGGCGACACGGAAAATACGGCGTTGGTTTCTGTTCTGCCCTGCACCCCAACGGGCAGCACCTCAGCAGGTCGGCAGGAATGATCAGGCATAATCATGTGAGTTAGCCTGGACTGCTTCACCCTCGTAGCAAGTGCGGCAAGCAAAGCGAGCGTCCAGCCGAAGAACCAATTCACCCTCTTGGCAGGAGGGTCGAGCAAAGCGAGGGGAGGTCGAACGCAAACACCCCCGTCCATTGAAAAGGTGAAATTGACAATTGCAAATTGCAAAACGACTTGCCACTCCCCTGTTCAACGCCGCCGCGCCAGCAAGTCGGCCGCTCGTAGGCCAGGTCCCACCTGGCACTGGTTCTTTGGGGACGCTCGAAAAAAAATGGTGGCGGGCGTTTGGTTTTCGCCCCGGATGGGGCCGTCGTGCTTAGCTCGGGGCGGAAGCCCCGAGAGACCGATGCCGAAAAACAAACGGTCGCCCCGGATGGGGCCGTCGTGGGAGTTGGGGGAGTCCCTCGCTCACGCGTCGGGTTGTGATGGGTGGTCTTGGCCGACTCTGACGGGCAAGAGTGCCCATCCTCCATGCGTTGAGGACTGAGTCGACAAGCCATCACCCTTTGGCGTTGTGATTGCGGATGCCGACTTTATTCCTGGATTGCACGGAGGAGTCCTCGTGGATCGCTCGGGTGGTCGCGCGACGCCGTTCAGGCGAACGCGACGGCTGAGGAACGAGTTCCGGAAGCACGGAAAACTCAACGCCTGGAACGAATTTGGACATTCGGTGAACTTTGGCTCAAGAATTGGGCTTGAGGTTGGCTCCTCCGATTGCGTACCCCCAAAGGAACGTCGAGCGGTTCGGCGGAAGCGGAGTCACGTGATCCAAGCGAGCGATCCATGCCTTACGGAGTCTATCTCTCTGCAGCGGGTGCCCAGGCACAAAATCATCGCCTGCAGCAGATCAGCCATAACCTTGCCAACGTCGACACGCCTGGTTTCAAACCCAGCGAAACGATCCTGCAGGCGCGGTTCTCGGAACTGATCGAAGAAGGCATGGTCTCCCCCGGCCTGGGCGGCGCCGACGACATCGGTGGTGGCGTCACCATCCAACCCGAACAGACTCAGTTCAGCGTGGGAGCGATTCGAACCACCGGCCGCGAAACGGACTTTGCGTTGCATGACAAAAAGAGTTTCTTTGTCCTGCAACGCGGCGATGAACAGCTGCTGACTCGGGCCGGTGACTTCCTGTTTGATTCCACTGGGACGCTGGTCAATTCCGGTGGCGATGCCGTCGTCGGAAAAGACGGTCGCCCAATCCAAATCGACCCCCGACTTCCGCTCAACGTTGGTCCCGAAGGCACATTCACGCAAGCGGGCGAGACTCAACAGTTGATGCTTGCTCAACCGGCCAGTTACGGCGACTTGGCCAACATCGGCGGCAACCTGTTTCGCCCCTTGGCCGGGTTCAATCTGGCTGCCGACAGCGATCGAAATGTCGTGGCCGGTTCGTTGGAACAATCCGCCGTCAGTCCCACCGGCACGATGATGGAAATGATTGAAACGTCGCGCGCCTATGAAGCCAACATTCAAATGATCAAGAACCAAGACAGCGTCTTGGGATCCTTGATCGGTCGCGTCCTCCAAGGCTAACCGCGATGCAGTTGTCGCTCTCTCACAAGGAAAATTTCGCATGAGTGTTCAAACGCTGTACACCGCCGCCACCGGCATGGAGGCGATGCAAACCAAACTCGATGTGATCGCCAACAACCTGGCCAACATCAACACGACCGGTTTCAAAAAGGACCGCGCCAACTTCGAAGACTTGTTGTATCGAA is a genomic window of Rhodopirellula islandica containing:
- a CDS encoding DUF350 domain-containing protein, with the translated sequence MIDHLRGLAQATETLPTSTGLELLLQHLVAACVFSVVGIVVFLGCLVLMEKLTPFSILHEIGEEHNLAVSIVVAAIVLGISIIIAASVIG
- a CDS encoding flagellar hook-basal body protein; amino-acid sequence: MRTPKGTSSGSAEAESRDPSERSMPYGVYLSAAGAQAQNHRLQQISHNLANVDTPGFKPSETILQARFSELIEEGMVSPGLGGADDIGGGVTIQPEQTQFSVGAIRTTGRETDFALHDKKSFFVLQRGDEQLLTRAGDFLFDSTGTLVNSGGDAVVGKDGRPIQIDPRLPLNVGPEGTFTQAGETQQLMLAQPASYGDLANIGGNLFRPLAGFNLAADSDRNVVAGSLEQSAVSPTGTMMEMIETSRAYEANIQMIKNQDSVLGSLIGRVLQG